The stretch of DNA GTTTATATCGTGGTGGTGCTAGCGGAAATGTAATTGTCACAGGAAGTGTCCTCAACCCAGTGATTGGCGGGCAAGTTGAACTCGCTCAAGGTGCAATATCTATTCCAGAAGAAAACGGAAATGGTTCGACACCAGGTACTGCAACACCAACTGTTCCAACGTTAGCTGCTAATCAAGATGAACCTGGAAATATAGAGTTTAGTAACTTACAACTCACACTAGGCAACGGAGTGGAAGTCACTCGTCCACCAATTATCAATTTAGAGGCAACAGGTTCAGTAAATGTGAGTGGTGCACTGAACGATCTGCGCCCAGATGGCGTGATTCGTTTGCGTCGCGGTGGCGTAAATTTATTTACGACTCAGTTTGTTTTGGCGCGCGGTTACGAACATACAGCCACGTTTAAACCGAATCAAGGACTCGATCCTGAATTAGATATTCGCCTTGTAACGCGAGTACCAGAAATTACGCGCACTAGAGTTGCAACTTCACCGTTATCGGGCGATATTACACAACCGCTGGCAACTGACTTGGGTGGTTTTGAGACAGTACGCGTTCAAGCTGATGTCCAAGGTCCTGCGAGCCAACTTTTTGAGAATTTAGAACTAACAAGTAATCCTACACGCAGTCAGTCAGAAATTGTGGCTTTACTCGGCGGTAGTTTTATTGATACTCTGGGGCGCGGGGATAGTGTTCTAGGGCTTGCTAACTTAGCAGGAACAGCTTTATTAGGTAACTTCCAAGGTGCAGTTACAAATATTGGTAATGCTCTTGGTTTATCCGAGTTACGTTTATTTCCCACTGTTGGTACAGAATCTGGAGGGCGAACTTCGGCACTCGAATTAGCCGCAGAAGCTGGAATTGATGTCTCTGGAAATCTCTCGGTTTCTGTCTTGCGAGTTTTGACATCCGATGACCCAACCCGCATTGGTTTGAACTACCGACTTAATGACCAATTTCGCGTCCGTGCTGCAACAGATATTACAGGAGAAACACGGGCAATCTTAGAATACGAAAATCGATTTTGAATTATAGGTGTTGGTAATGGGTAATAGGTAATTGGAAATTGAGTTTCATGAACATCAGCATTAAGACGGCTCATATAACAATTGACCATTTATCTATTGACAGCCTTGAGGGCAAATCACAACTGGAATAGACTCGCTATATCTTTATCAATTATCAATTACCAGTTACCAATGACCAATATTTTTACCTACTTATTCAGCTAGACTTGCTGATTCGTTAACTTCAAATTTAGAATAGATAAACCCAAAATTCCTAAAAATAAGACTAAGCCAATCGTGCAAGCATAACTCATTTCTAGGTTACGAAAGGCTTGCTCGTAGAGGTAATAAACAATTGTCTTCGAGCTATTGCGCGGTCCCCCCTGTGTCATAATATATACTTCTTCAAACACTTTTGTGGCGGAAATTGCGGAAATTACAGCTACTAAAACAATATAAGGTCTCATCAACGGTACTGTAATATCCCAGTGTTTGCGAATACCATCCGAACCTTCGATCGCAGCTGCTTCGTATAAGTCGGCGGGAATCGCTTGCAACCCAGCAAGATAAATCACCATATAGTATCCTAGTCCTTTCCAGACGGTGACTGCCATCACGCTAAATAGCGCCCACTGCGGACTTGTTAACCAGGGAATACCTTTTTCTGATAAACCAACTTGCCGAATGATTTGGTTGAGTAAGCCATTGCCATCATAAATCCACCGCCAGGCAATTCCCGCAACAACCATGGAAATGACAACTGGGGTGTAGTATGCTGCCCTAAACCAATGCATTCCGCGTAGTTTTTGATTGACTAAAATTGCCAGTGCTAAAGGGGCGATCGCTAAAACTGGAACGACGCAGACAAGATAAAGTAGCGTATTACCTAATGTTTGCCAAAAAACGGCATCATTCCACAGTCGTTGAAAGTTTTCCCACCCGATCCACTGCGGTGGCTGCGTTAGGTCGTATTCGTAGCGCGTAAAGCTGAGGTAAAACGCTTGCAGTGCAGGCCAAAATACAGTTAAACCCAAGATGAGTAAAGCTGGTAACAAAAACAAGTAGGGAGTTAGCTTGTGTTGAATTGTCCCCCAGCGGGCTAATACTGATTTTTGCATAAAGGCTTATATCAGAGGTCAGAGGTCAGGGCGATTGTGTCTCTACCATATCGACCAGTGCTGTATATTACTGCTAGTTCAACTAATAGAATATTGCCGGACGATTGGTAATTAGCCATAAAAAAGATACTTTGACTTAGCGACTTAAAATTTGGGCGATCGTGCGGTTAGCTTGCGCGCCGTAGCTACCACCGAATAAATTGTAATGATTCAAAATGTGATAAAGATTGTATAGCGTTTTGCGGGTTTCGTAACCTCGATCCAACGGAAAAATCGCGTTGTAACCCTGATAGAATGCAGCAGGAAAACCACCAAATAATTCGGTCATGGCAAGATCGACTTCGCGATCGCCGATATAAGTCGCCGGATCGAAAATAACGGGTTCGCCGGTCGTCGTACACGCAGCATTACCTCCCCATAAATCGCCGTGAACGAGCGATGGTTGCGGTTGATGTGCTAATAAATCTGGAATTGCAGCTAACAATGCTTGCTGCTGCGGAAAATGTCCGCCGCGTCGATTGGCTAATTTAAATTGATAGCCCAAGCGATGTTTGGCAAAAAATTCTGCCCAATCGGTTGTCCAATCATTGATTTGGGGTGTTGAGCCAATTGTGTTATTTCGCTCCCAACCAAAAGCAGCTTGGTTAGTGATTGACATTACATCAAACTTGTGCATAGCGGCAAGTTTTCGCCCCATTTCTTCCCATGTTGAGTTATTGCCGCGACCGAGTTCGATCCACTCTAAAACGAGATAACAAGCATTTGCGACCGTTCCCCAACAAATGGGCTGCGGAACTCGAATTGTTGCCGTCGCCAACATCTGTTGCAATCCCAGTGCTTCTGCTTCAAACATGGCGACTTGGGAAGGGGAATTGAGCTTTACAAAGTAAGTATCTGTCTCGCTACTGATGGCGTAGCCTTGATTGATACAACCGCCACCGACTGCACGCGCTTGATTGACAGTAAACGCTTTTCCCGTTACTCTGCTAATATGCTGGGCAATTTCTGACCAATTCATGCTGGTTTGAGGATAACAACACCGTAAGCATTGGACGACAAGTGCTGCTGTGCAGCAATTAGTATATCAGTAGCATGAATACTTTGGATTTTAGCTGGGTACTCAAAAGCTGGTTCGAGATCGCCAATCATCGAGTGATAGTATCCGTAGAGACTAGCGCGATCGCTAGGTGTTTCGTTGCCAAAAATGAAACGATTGGCGACTTGAGTACGAATACGCGCGATTTCTGACTCTTGTACAGGTTGCGTTTGAATCGATTGGATATGTCGGGCGATCGCCGCTTCCACAATCGGAATATTTTCCACAGGTAACGCCGCAGAGATATAAAAGGTTCCTTGAAGCAGTTGTGTCATATTACTCACAGAAATGTGCGAGACTAAGCCTTTTTCTTCGCGCAGTTCCCGCACTAGGCGTGAAGTACGACCGTGACCTAAAATCGCAGCCACAACGTCTAAGGCATACGTTTGCTCGATCTGCATCAATCCTGGAACGCGCCACACCATCACAAGGCGTGCTTGCTGCAAACTTTCATCAACATATTCTTGACGGACAATTTCTGTAAACGGTGACTCACAAGCCATGACCCGCTGAGACGCGTGCGGCGTGAGGTATGAGGTATTTGCTTGGACAAATCCCTTGCTAACAATTTCTATAAGTTCTTCTGCGGGTAAATTGCCAACGGCAACAGCTGTCATCGACTGTGGTTGATACCATGTTTGATGAAAATCGCGCATCTGCTGCGGTGTCAGGCGGGAAATCACTTCAGCTGAACCGATGACAGGGCGACGATATGGTAAGCGCTCAAATGCAGTTTCCATCGCGCGTTGAAACGTGCGGCGGCGAGGATTATCATCCGAACGACGAATTTCTTCTAAAACAACCAAGCGTTCGCGCTCAAAGCCATCGTCAGGGATGGTGCAATTTAATACAACGTCGATTTGTAGCGGTGCTAGCTGTGCAAAGTCTTTTGGCGCTGTTGTAATGTAGTAATGCGTATAATCTTGGCTTGTTGCTGCATTTGTGACTGCACCCCGTTCTTCGATCAGCTGCTCAAATTCCCCACTACATAGTCGCCGTGTACCTTTGAATACCATATGCTCTAAGAAATGAGCCATACCGTTGATTGCGTCTGATTCTACAGCAGAACCAACGTTAACCCACAAGCTAAGATTCACGGCTTCGATTGGCATTTGCTCCGCCACAACTGTTAAACCGTTGGGTAATCGATGCAACGTTGGGGCGTTTAGCCTTGGAGGCAATACAGTGGATGTCATTTGTGCTACTTCAGGGTTCAGTACTTTTATATCTTACCCACTTAGCACCACTTGATTGAGGTAGTTAAGTCGCTGTCGCTAACGTCATCACCATAAACGGTAGACCTGCTAGGAAACATGTAATAAATACCCATACAGAAAAACTTTGGATGTCTTCCTGGGCGATCGCAGATTTCATTTGAGTTATTGCTAGAGGAAATACCGTCAACAAGAGTGTAATGACAACAAAGTAGTCTAATAGTGACATTCTTTATTCCTAGACAGCGCTTTACCCTGAATAATGTCGCTTTTGCAGTAGCTATGACTCTTTCTTGGGTTTAGTTATTTATTTTTAACACTTATCACTATAGTTAAATCATCTTTTTGCCATTGTCTGTGT from Chroococcidiopsis sp. TS-821 encodes:
- a CDS encoding fructosamine kinase family protein translates to MNWSEIAQHISRVTGKAFTVNQARAVGGGCINQGYAISSETDTYFVKLNSPSQVAMFEAEALGLQQMLATATIRVPQPICWGTVANACYLVLEWIELGRGNNSTWEEMGRKLAAMHKFDVMSITNQAAFGWERNNTIGSTPQINDWTTDWAEFFAKHRLGYQFKLANRRGGHFPQQQALLAAIPDLLAHQPQPSLVHGDLWGGNAACTTTGEPVIFDPATYIGDREVDLAMTELFGGFPAAFYQGYNAIFPLDRGYETRKTLYNLYHILNHYNLFGGSYGAQANRTIAQILSR
- a CDS encoding pitrilysin family protein, coding for MTSTVLPPRLNAPTLHRLPNGLTVVAEQMPIEAVNLSLWVNVGSAVESDAINGMAHFLEHMVFKGTRRLCSGEFEQLIEERGAVTNAATSQDYTHYYITTAPKDFAQLAPLQIDVVLNCTIPDDGFERERLVVLEEIRRSDDNPRRRTFQRAMETAFERLPYRRPVIGSAEVISRLTPQQMRDFHQTWYQPQSMTAVAVGNLPAEELIEIVSKGFVQANTSYLTPHASQRVMACESPFTEIVRQEYVDESLQQARLVMVWRVPGLMQIEQTYALDVVAAILGHGRTSRLVRELREEKGLVSHISVSNMTQLLQGTFYISAALPVENIPIVEAAIARHIQSIQTQPVQESEIARIRTQVANRFIFGNETPSDRASLYGYYHSMIGDLEPAFEYPAKIQSIHATDILIAAQQHLSSNAYGVVILKPA
- a CDS encoding carbohydrate ABC transporter permease, whose amino-acid sequence is MQKSVLARWGTIQHKLTPYLFLLPALLILGLTVFWPALQAFYLSFTRYEYDLTQPPQWIGWENFQRLWNDAVFWQTLGNTLLYLVCVVPVLAIAPLALAILVNQKLRGMHWFRAAYYTPVVISMVVAGIAWRWIYDGNGLLNQIIRQVGLSEKGIPWLTSPQWALFSVMAVTVWKGLGYYMVIYLAGLQAIPADLYEAAAIEGSDGIRKHWDITVPLMRPYIVLVAVISAISATKVFEEVYIMTQGGPRNSSKTIVYYLYEQAFRNLEMSYACTIGLVLFLGILGLSILNLKLTNQQV